GTTCCGGGGCCCCGGGCGGGTGGTTCGGGCGGGCGGCGGGTCGCGCTCGCCGGGGGCGCGGCCGTCGTCGCCGCGGCACTGCTCGTCGCACTGTGGCCGGAGCGGGATGCTCCGCCCGGTCCCGTACGGCCCGCTGCCGCCCCGCCCGTCACGCCCGCCGCGACCACGGAGCCGCCCCCGTCCCCGTCCGCCCCGCCGCGGCCCAGCGTCACCGCCACGCCGAAGGCCTCCCGTACCGCGCCGCGGCTCTCGGCTGTGGAACGGCTGACCCGGATCGTCAACCAGCGCCGGGCCGAGGCCGGTTGCGGGCCGCTGCGCACCGACCCGCGGCTCGTCGAGGCGGCCCGCGCGCACGCCCGGGACATGGTGGCGCAGGGCTACTTCGACCACGCGAGCCCCGACGGCCGGAACGTCGACGCCAGGGTCGGCGCCGCCGGCTACCGGTGGAGCCTGGTCGGCGAGAACCTGGCCGCGGGCCGCCGGGACCCCGGCGCGGTCGTCGGCGACTGGATGGACAGCGACGGCCACCGCCGCAACATGCTGGACTGCCGCTTCCGTGACACCGGCGTCGCCGCCGTACCCGGGCCCGACGGCACGGTGTGGGTGCAGACGCTGGCGAAGCCGTCCTGAGGTGTCGGGTCCTAGCTCTGCGGCGCGCCGAAGTCCTGGACCCACCAGGGGCCGCTCGCACGGAGGTTGACGCCGACGCCCACATGTTTGTAGGTGCAGTTGAGGACGTTGCGGCGGTGGATCGGGCTGCCCATCCAGTCCCGCATCACCCGCGCCGGGCTCTTCGGGCCCCGGTGGATGTTCTCGCCCCAGGCCCGCCAGTCGTACCCCGCCGCCGTGAGACGGTCGCCGCCGTCCCGGCCGTCCGGGCTCTCATGCTCGTAGTAGCCGCGCGCGGCCATGTCGTCGGCGTGCGCCTGCGCGGCGGCCGTCAGCCGGGCCGTGGTCCGCAGCGCACCGCAACCCGCCCGCTCGCGTTCGGCGTTGGCGAGTTCGACGACCTGCTCCGCGTACGTCTCGGCCGTGCTCAGAGGGGCGGCGGCGGTCCCGGGCGGGCCGGCGGTGGAGACGGGGGACGCCCCGGAGGTCAGCGCCAGGACGGCCGCGGCGCCGCTCGCGCCCGCCAGCACCACCGCCGTCGTCCGCAGCGGCCCGCGCCTCCCGCGGCGCCCGGGGCCGGTGACCGACCTGGGGAGGTCGGCGGAGGGCAGGCGGGTGTCGTCGTGATCGCGGTGCGGTCGCATGCGGCCAGTCTCGGCGCGCGCCGCCGCCCCGGCATCCGGAGCGACGTTTCGGGGGACGGCGCCGGGAGGGCGTCGGTCAGTCGTGCGGGACGACCGCCACCGGGCAGTTCGCGTGATGCAGCGCGGCGTGGGCGACCGAGCCGATGCGGGGGCCCACCGCGCCCCGCTTGGCGCGGCGGCCGACGACCAGGAGAGAGGCGGAGGCGGAGGCCGACAGGAGGACCTCGCCCGCGCTGCCGATCTCCACGTGCTCGGCCACCCGGACGTCCGGGTACCGCTCGCGCCACGGGGCCAGTACCTCGTGCAGCGCCTTCTCCTCGAACGGCACCAGGCCACCCGCCTCGTCCGCCAGCCGCATCGAGCCGGGGCTGTACGCGTACAGCGGCGGTAGGCTCCACGCGCGAACGGCCCGCAGGACGGCCCCGCGCGCCGCGGCGGTCTCGAACGCGAAGCGCAGCGCCGAGGCGCTGTCGTCCGCGCCGCCCAGCTGCCCGACGACGACCTCGCCCGAGTCGTCGTCGCCCGCCCCTTCCCCGCCGCGCCCCGGTCGCACCGCGACGACCGGGCGCTCCGCGCCGGCGATGATCTGCTGTCCGTACGAGCCGAGCAGGAAGCCGGCGACCGGGCCGTGCCCGCGCGAGCCGATGACGACCATCGCCGCCCGCTCCTGCAGGCCGAGGAGCCCGGGGACAGGCGTGTCGGGGACCACCTCGGCGCTGAGCGCGACGTCCGGGTGCGCCGCGGCCACGGCGGTCGCGGCCTCCTCGGCGACGTGCTCGGCGAGCCGCTGCTGGTCGCCCTCCTCCTGTACGAGCGGCAGGTCCAGCGGCTGCCAGAGCCAGGCGTGCACGAGACGCAGCGGCAGCCCGCGCCGTCCCGCCTCGCGGGCGGCCCAGTCGGCCGCGGCGAGACTCTCCGCGGAACCGTCCACTCCGGCGATGATCTCGAGACCCATCCGACTTCCCTCCACGTACGTCCCTTGTCGCTCCTGCTCCCAGCATGGGCCCGGGAGCGGGGGATCACACGGGGAGCGTCAGCCGGGCGTGGGTGCCGTTGAGGTAGTGGTCGCCGATGTCGCGCAGCCGGTGGGTGGGGGAGTGGCGGGCGGTGAGGGCGCGGGCGTTGCGCCAGAAGCGGTCGAAGCCGGGCCCGGAGCCCGCGGGTTCGGGGCGGTCGGCGGAGCCCACGAGCTCCAGGATGCGGGTGGTGACATGGACGGCCGCGCGGTCGGTGACCGCCTCCGCCGCGGCGACGAGGACGGCGATGTCCGCCCGCTCCTCCACGCCCAGGCTCCCGCCCGCGTCGAGGCCCCGGGCCAGGGCGTCCGTCGCGCGCCCGGCGACCGAGGCCGCGGCGTGCGCGGCGGTGGCCAGCTCGCCGTACGCGAGCAGCAGATACGGGTCGTCGTCGCGCGGCGCGTACGTGACCGCGTGCCCGGCGGCGGTCCGTACGCTGTGCGGCTGCGCGGCGTGGCCGGCCCGGCTGACGTCCCGGGCCTCGGCCAGTGCGCCCTCGGCGATGCCGAGCCCGACCTGCACGAGGAGGAGCCGCAGGGCGAGCGGGGCGAGGGCGGCGTACGGCGTGACGTCGTGCTCGTCGCGCGGCACCCGTCCGAGGACCGCCTCCGCGGCGACGGGCGCCCGGTCGAACGTCACGGTTCCCGCACCGGACAGGCGCTGGCCCAGCCGGTCGGTGGCGGGCTCGGTGAACACGGCCGGGTGCGCCGGGTCCACGAGGACGATCAGTAAGTCGCCGGTCCCGGTACACCGCGCGCCGACGACCAGCCGGTCCGCGACCGTGACGCCGGAGGCGAAGTACCGGCGGCCTTCGAGCACGAAGCCGCCGCCCTCGGGGCTCCCGGGTTCGTCGGTGCTCTCCGGCGTGAGGACGAGGTCGGGCGTCTCCGTCCCCGTCTCCGCACGAGACGACTCCACGCCGCCCGCCAGCAGCCAGCCCTCCCGCTCCGCCACCGTCTCCACCGGCTCGGTCGCGGTCTTCCCGTCCTCGGTGCCGAAGAAGCGCGCACTCCACGCCAACGCGTAGTGATGGGCGAGGAGTTCGCCGATCGAGCTGTCGGCCGTGGAGATCTCCCGGATCACCGCGGAGGCCGCCCGCCAGTCCGCACCGCGCCGCCCGTCCGGGCTCGGCGGCGTGAGCAGCGCGGGCAGCCCCGCCTCCTGGAGGCGGGCGAGCTCGTCGAGCGGGGACTTGCCGGCCCGGTCCCGGGCGAGCGCGTCGACGGCGAGGTCGTCGGTGAGCTCCCGGGTGACGCGGTGCCAGATCTCGTCCTCCACGGGCCGGTCGGGCCGACCGGCGGCGGAGCGCTTGGCGGACTTCCTGGGCCTCGTCACGTCACCTCACCTGTTCCCTAGTTTCCCCACTGGAATAGTAGGGATACTGCCACGGCAGTTCGAACAGACTCCAGAGGGCGCCCACATCGTGGACCGGACCGTCCTGCCGGGTGAGACCCGTATCAAGGGTGGCAGCCGCGGGCGGCGTCGCTCAGGGGTTCGTCCACGCCTCCGGCGCGTCCGCCAGTGCCGACACCTCGGGCGGCAGCTTCCCCGCCGCCACGTCCGCCAGCGAGACCCCTTCGAGCACCTGGCGCACATTGGCCCGCACCGCGATCCACAGCGTCAGCAGGGACTCGGCGGGACCGGTGTACGCGAGCTCCGGCGGACGCACCCCGCGCACCGACACCAGCGGCCCGTCCACCACGCGGATCACGTCGGCGACCGAGATCTCCGCGGCCGGTCGCGCCAGCCAGTACCCGCCGTTGCCGCCGCGCTGGCTCTGCACCAGCCCGCCCCGGCGCATGTCGCCGAGGATGCCCTCGAGGAACTTGTGCGAGATGCCCTGCGCATCGGCCACGGCCTCGGCCTTCAGCGGGCCCTCGTCCTGGGCGGCGGCGAGCTGCAGTGCGGCACGCACCGCGTAGTCGGCCCTGGCTGAGATGCGCATGCCCGCATTATTCCGTACGGCCGTGACCCGCCCCCGGCCCGCCGGGCGCGGGGCCGCCTAGCGCCGCCGACACCCCGTACGTTCGGGCGCGTCCGTGCCGTCACCCGTGCGGAGCAGTCCGCCGTGCCGTCCCCTGGTCCGCGCCGAAGGCTGGCCCTATCCGTTCACGGGCAGGGAGGTCTGATGAGTTCGATGGACGTACCGGCGGATGCGACGCCGCCGGGGGCCGCACGGTCGGAGACCCGGACGGCGGTGGACCGGCCGGGCATCCCCACCATCACGTGGGTGACGCTCGCGCTGATGACCACCGCCTCGGTGGCCAGTCTGCGCGCCGCCCCGACGATGGCCGTCTACGGCCTGGCCTGCGTCTTCCTGTATCTCGTCCCCGCGATCGTGTTCCTGCTGCCGACCGCGCTGGTCTCGGCGGAACTCGCCTCGGGCTGGTCCGGCGGCGTGTACCGCTGGGTCAGCGAGGGCCTTTCGAAGCCGCTGGGCTTCCTCGCGGTCTGGTGCCAGTTCGCGATGACGATCTTCTACTACCCGAGCCTGCTCGCCTTCGTGGCGAGCACCATCGCGTACGTCATCGACCCGTCCCTGGCCTCCAACGGCGTGTACACCGCCATCGTGATCATGGTCCTGTACTGGACCGGCGTCTGGGTCTCCTCGCGCGGCACCAAGGCCCTGGCGGGCCTGTCGAGCTGGGGCCTCGTCATCGGCACGCTCGTGCCCGGCACGATCCTCGTCGTCCTCGGTATGGTCTTCCTCGCCCAGGGCAACCCGTCCGCGGCCCCGATGAACGCCGACCACCTGCTCCCGCAGTGGACCGGGCTCGCCAGCCTCGTGCTGATCGTCAACAACTTCCTGTCGTACTCCGGCATGGAGATGAACGCGGTCCACGTCTCCTCGCTGAAGGACCCGGCGAAGGAGTACCCGAAGTCGATGTTCCTGGCCATGGGCCTGGTGCTGCTGATCTTCATCCTGCCCGCGCTGGCCATCAGCTGGGTCGTGCCGGCCGACCAGCTCAGCCTCACCGCCGGCGTCATGCAGGCGTTCGACGCGTTCTTCGCCTACTTCGACGTCGGGTGGATGACGCCGATCGCCGCCGTCATGCTGATCTCCGCCTCGCTGGCCGGCATGCTGACCTGGCTCGCCGGGCCGTCCAAGGGCCTCCTGGAGATCTCCCGCCAGGAGGGCTACCTGCCGCCGTTCCTGCAGAAGCTCAACAAGTACGGCATCCAGCAGAACATCCTCGTCACGCAGGGCGTCGTGACCTCCGTCATTGCCCTCATGTACGCGCTGATCCCGAACGTCTCCAGCGTCTACTGGATCTTCTCGACGATCACCACGCAGGTCTACCTCATCGTCTACCTGCTGATGTTCGTGGCGGCGATGCGGCTGCGGAAGAACAAGCCCGACCACCCGCGCGGCTACCGGGTGCCCATGCTCGGCCTGGTGTGCACGACCGGCCTGCTGGCCTCGCTCGCGGCGCTGGGCATCGGCTTCGTGCCGCCCTCGCAGTTCGGCGGCGGCAGCGTGATCGCCTACGTGCTCTTCATCGCGTGCGGCCTGTTCGTCCTGGGTCTGCTCATCCCCTGGCTGTTCCTCAAGTTCCGCAAGCCCGGCTGGCGGACGGCCGCCGCCGAGTCGACGGGAGACCCGTCATGAGCCGCACCCGCTTCGCCTCGGAGCATCGCTGGGTCTACATCGGAGCGATCGTCATCCTGCTCGCGATGGTCGTGATCGGACTGATCCAGTTCAGGAGCGTGAAGCAGAACAACGACACCTACGCCAAGGCTCAGGAACTCAGCAAGGAGCTGGTGGCGGCGGGCTACCCGGCGCCCGACATCGACGTCGTCGAGCAGCTGCTCGGAACGGACGGCGGCGCGGTCTGCGAGGACCCGGGCAGCACCTTGAAGCGGGCTCTTTGGAACGTCCAGCAGCTCTCCAACGGAGCCACCGGCCCCGGCCAACGCCCGGTGATCGGCGACACCCGTGCGGTCGAGCTGGAGAGGATCGTGCTCCAGGTGTACTGCCCCGACAAGGTCGACGAGTTCGACGAGGACATCGACGACCTGGACACCAGGGAGACGGTCAAGCGCTGAGGGACCGCCGCCGGCCGGTCACCCGATACGGTGACCGGCCAGCGGCGCCGTCGTGTCACCGGCCCCCGTGCGGACGCCCCGCAGGAACGCCGCCATGGCCTCCAGCGAACTCGTCGTGGGCTGCCAGCCCAGCTCGGTGCGGGCCCGCTCCGTCGACAGCAGCGGCAGTCGCAGCACGGCGTCGAGCAGGTCCGGCGACGCCGGCGCCAGCCGCAGCCGCCAGGCCGCCGACAGTGCCCCGCGGACCGCGCCGCCCGGGACGCGTACCACCCGGGCGTTCAGCAGCCCGGCCAACTGCCGGGCGTCCAGAACCGGTTCGGCCGCGAGGTTGAACGCCCCGCGCACGTCGGCGAGGACCGCGAGGCGGTAGGCCTGCGCCGCGTCGTCGGTGTGCAGCACCTGGAAGCGCAGCCCCTCGAGGTCCGGCACCACCGGCACCAGCTCGGGGCGCAGCAGCGGCCCGGGGAAGAACCGGCCCGCGAAGATCCTGCGCTGCTCGCTCGCCGCCTCCTCCTTGAACAGGAAGCCCGGCCGCATCCGCACCACCCGGATCTCCGGGTGGTCGCGCTCGTACCCGTCCAGGACCCGTTCGAGGTAGGCCTTCTCGCGGCAGTACGCCGCCGCCGGCCAGCCGTGCGTCGGCCACGACTCGGTCACGCCCGGTCCCGACTTCGGCCCGGGCGAGTACGCCCCCACCGAGGACGCGTGCACCAGGACCGGCACCCCCGCCGCCGCGACCGCGTCGAACACCCGCAGCGTGCCGAGGACGTTGGTGCGCCAGGTCGTCACCGGGGCATGGGTCGGCTGGAAGCGCCAGGCCAGGTGGACGACCGCGTCGGCTCCGGCGAGGTGCCGTACCAGCCGGTCCGTCGCGTCCTCGCTCGCGATGTCCACGCTCTCCCAGGAGGTCTTCGGTACGTCCAGGTCCGGCCGGCGCCGGGCGAGTCCCAGCACCGAACCGATCCGCGGGTCCGCCGCCAGGGCCCGGACCACACTCGTCCCGACGTTGCCGGTGGCGCCGACGACGACCACGCGCAGACGCGCGCCTTCTTCCGTGTCCATGGCCCACACTCTCCGTCACCGCCGGGGGCTCCGCATCTTCGCGCCGTGCCGCCTTCCGTGGTGTTTGCGCACGTCAGGGACCCTTCGGGGGCCAAAGGGTCACGGAACGTGGCCGTCCGGCTCGCGGGCGTGGCGGAACGACCCCAAGATTGGCGCAGCGGGGGTCCAGCCAGGAGGACAAGAGATGCTGCTGCCCGACCGAAACACGATCGACCGACTCCTGCGTCACTACCGGGCGCAGGAACGGATCGTGCTGGCGCGCCCCGGCGATCTGGGCACCCGCCGCCGCTTCGAGGACACCGCGTACACCCTGTGCGTCCTGATGGGCGAGCGCACGGCGCGCGAGGCCGTACAGGCGGCCGAGCGGTACGTGGCCCGGGGCGGCGCCGTCTCCCCGACGGCGCGCGCGGAGGCGTAGGGCGGAAGCGGTCCGGCCGGTGGGTCGCACGCGCCGCTCATAGGCGCGATAGTCGAGGGTGAGGAGCGGCGGGTGCGACGGCGCGCACCACGGACGGTCGGGCGCCGGCGCTGACGAAGGAGGCGAGCCAGGGGATGGACGGGGATTCCGGGCAGCGGTTCGGCGTCGAGGTGACATCCGGCGACGGGGCAGTGGTGCTCGCCCTGTCGGGGGAACTCGACCACGACACGGCGGAGCCGCTGCGCGTGGCGCTCGCCGAGCAGATCGAGGCGGGCGCACGGCGCATCGTCGTCGACTGCGCCCGACTGCGCTTCTGCGACTCCACCGGCCTCAACGCGCTGCTGCGCGCCCGGCTCCAGGCTCAGGAGAACGGCGGGCGCGTCGAGCTGGCCGACCTCCGTCCGCCGGTGAGCCGGATGTTCGAGATCACCGGTGCGCACACCGTCTTCCAGGTCCACGCCGACCTTGCCGCCGCCCTCGCCTCGGCGGACCGGCGGCCGGAACGGGGGTGACGCCGATGGGCGTGCGCGGCGAGACAGGGGCCGAAGAGGTCCGCCGACTGGAGCTCCGCGGGGCCGAGGGCGTGGTCGGCCGCTGCCGCGACTTCACCGCCGCGGCCCTCGCCGACTGGGGTTGGACCCCGGCGCGGGACGAGGAGGCGAGGGAGGTGGCCGACGACGTGCTGCTGCTGGTCTCCGAGGTGGTCACCAACGCCTGCCTGCACGCCGGCGGCCCGGAGGAGATCGTCCTGCGGCACCGCGACGGCGTGCTGCGGGTGGAGGTCGCCGACCCCAGCCCCGAACACCCCCGGCGCGGCGGCCCGCGCCCCTCCTCGCTCCCCGGCGGTCACGGCGTCATGGTCCTCGACCGCCTCGCGGGCCGCTGGGGCTCGCGGACGCGCGAGACCGGGGGAGGCAAGGTGGTCTGGCTGGAGATCGCCGGCCCGGGCGCGATCAGGCCCCCGTCGGACCTCCGCATCCCCGGCGCCTAGGCACCCCGGCGCCTACGTATCCCAGCTCAGGCATCAGGGGAGGGCGGGACCGTACCGTGCGTCGGCGGCGTGTCGTCCAGCAGCCCGTCGCGCAGGGTGTGCAGGATCCGGGCGAGCAGTCGCGAGATGTGCATCTGCGAGAGGCCGAGTCGCGCGCCGATCTCCGCCTGCGTGAGTTCCTGGCCGAAGCGGAGCGACAGGATGCACCGGTCCCGCTCGTCCAGCTGGGCGATCAGCGGCCCCAGCGACTCCAGCGCGTCGATCAGCTCGAAGGACCGTTCCTCCGTGCCCAGGTGCCGCAAGAGGCCGTTGAAGGTGTCCTCCTCGTCCCCGTACGGCGTGTCCAGGGAGCGGGCCACGTAGCCGTTCGCCGCCTGCTCGCCCTCCGCTATCCGCTCCTCGTCCACCCCGAGGTGTGCGGCCAGTTCCGCGCGGGTCGGCCGACGGCCCAGCCGCTGCTCCAGCACGTCCACGGCCTTCGCGAGGTCGATGCGCAGTTCCTGGAGCCGCCGCGGAACCTGCACGGACCAGCTGGTGTCGCGGAAGAACCGCTTCATCTCGCCGACGATCGTGGGCAGCGCGAACGCCGAGAACTCGATCCCGCGGCCCGGCTCGAACCGGTTGATCGCCTTGATCAGGCCGACCGTGCCGACCTGGACGATGTCCTCGGCCGGCTCGGCCCGGTTCCGGAACCGGCGGGCCGCGAACTTCACCAGGCTGAGATTGAGCTCGACCAGCGTGTTGCGCACGTACGCGTGCTCCGGCGTGCCTTCCTCCAGCTCCGACATGCGGACGAAGAGCGCCGTGGAGAGGGTCTGAGCATCCTGGGTGCTGACGTCCGTCGGCCGGTCGATCTCCGGAAGGCCGCCGAGTGCCTCGCGGCGTACTGCCGCGGGGTCGAAGGGTGAGGGCGGGGGGGGTCTGCCGGGCACGAGGTTACCTCCGACGGTGGGGGAGGGCCCGATCCGCCGGTGCCACCGACGACCGGGTCCGTCGTACGAGGGTCCTGACCGAAACATGCCCGTTCGATACGGTTTGAAGCGTTTCTCCGGGGAACCCGTCGCGATATGAGAGCGGCAGGGCAGGAGAGGCTCATGGAGACGAGCCGGCGCATCCCGCTCACCGACGGGGCCCCGACGGTCGGGGAGTGCCGCGACCGGACGGCCGCGGTGCTGCACGAGTGGTTCGGTCGGGACGGCGGCACGGAGCGCGCCGCCGTCGACGACGTCCTGCTGCTCGTCTCGGAGCTGGTCACCAACGCGTACACGCACGGCGGCGCACCGTACGAGTTGCTCCTCGACCGGGTCGGTGACCGGCTGTGGGTCCAGGTGAGCGACACCAGCCCGGTACGCCCGAGGCCGCACGGCCCGCACAAGGCAGGCCGCCCCTCCGGCCACGGGCTCTACCTGCTCGAACGGCTGGCGGACGCGTGGGGGTGGGTACCGCGTGGCGCGGGCAAGGCGGTCTGGTTCGAGATCACGGTCCTGGGGGGCGTCGGCCCGCACGACGGGGAGGCAGACGGGTAGCGAGGCGCGCCCCGCCCGGGGCGGGTGGTCGGCCGCCGCTCAGCTGCCGCCCGCCGTGCCCCGCCGACGCCACAGCCACACACCCGCGGCGGCGGCGAGCGCCGAGCAGACGAGGGCGAGCGGAAGACCCGGGTTCGCCCCCGAGTCCTCGTGCTTCGCCGCGGTCTCGGGAGCACGGCGGGACGCGCTCCCGGCCCGGGGCGCCGCTTTCGCGGTCACCGGGCCCGGGCCCGCCGCCTGCTGCGGGTTCTCGCGCTCGGTGCGGGCCGGCCCGGGCTGCAGCGAGCCGACCGGCCGTACCTTCCCGGCGGCCTCGAAGCCCCAGTCGAGCAGCTGCCGCGCCTCCTCGTACACGGCGAGCCCGCCGCCCGACTGCGGGTTCATGACCGTGACGACCAGCGTCCGCGAGCCGCGCTGCGCGGCCGCGATGAGCGTGTTGCCCGCACCGCTGGTGTAGCCGTTCTTCACGCCGAGCAGCCCCGAGTAGCGGGCCACCCCGTCCGCCCCGGTGAGCAGCCGGTTGGTGTTGCGGATGGCGTACGACGAGCTGCCGGAGGGGAAGTCCGTGTACGGCGTGGAGCAGTACTTGGCGAACTCCGGGTTCTGCAGACCGGTCCGGCCGAAGACCGCCAGGTCGAACGCCGACGAGACCTGGCCCGGCGCGTCGTAGCCGTCCGGGGACACCACCCGGGTGTCCCACGCGCCCAGGGCGGTCGCCTTGTCCTGCATCCGGCGGGACATGGAGTCCCAGCCGCCGTCGAGCGAGGCGAGCACCCGTACCGCGTCGTTGCCCGAGCTGAGGAAGACCCCGTTCCACAGGTCGGAGACCTTGTACGTGTACCCCGCCTGGACGCCGACCAGGCTGCTGCCCGCGCCCACCCCCTTCAGTTCCTCCTCCGTCACCTTGTGCTCCGTCCACGCGGGGAGACTGGGCAGCGAGGTGAGCGCGAACAGGGTCTTCAACGTGCTCGCGGGCGGCAGCTTGCGGTGCGCGTCGTGCGCCGCGAGCACCTCGCCCGAACCGGCGTCGGCCACCAGCCACGCCAGGGCGGAGACGTCCTCCGGCACGCCTGGCGCGCCGGGCAGCGGCCGGACCTGCGTCCCGGTCCGGTACAGCGCCGCGGGGTCGACGAACGCGCGCGGCGGTGGAGTGGGTTCGGCGACGGACGCGGCGACGGCCGCCGGAGCGGGCAGCGCGAGCAGGAGCGCCGCGGCACCGGCGGCAGCATGACGAACGGCTGACGTGACGATCATTCAGTCACCGTAGGAAGGGGTGCGGGAGGCCGCAGGGCGGAGTGCGCCGACCGGCCTATCCGGGTGGACACCTCCGGTACCGGGGTACCGCGCACGACGCGGGGAGCGACCAGGCATGCTGTCCCACGTGTCGTCACTTCCGTACCAGAGCCGACAGAGTGAGGGTCCGTCGACCGCTGTGGGCGCCTCTCCGGCCCCCGGCGGAACCGGCCCGGCCGCCGCTCCCGGCCCGCCGCCGCCTCGGGACCCCTCCGACCAGCACGACGTACCCGGCGGGGCCTTCGGCGCACCCCTGGGAACGCCTCCCGGCGGGCCGGCCGTACGCGACGAACGGGAGAGACCGGGCGGGGCCGCGATCTCGGGCCACATGATCGTGTGCGGCGACGACGTCCTCGCCCACCGCCTGGCGAGCGAGCTCAGCGAGGTGTACCGGGAGCAGGTCACCCTCGTCGTCCCCGGCGCGACGCCCTCCCCGCAGCAGCCCGACGCGCCGCGGCCCGGCCGCGCGATGGCCCTCTTCGGCCGGGTGACCGCCGCGGTGACCCGCACCGCCTCCGCGCACACGGGGACCGCGGGCGCTCCTCCGGCCGGTGCGCCGGCGGCCGCCGAGGAGGCCCGGACGCCGATCCGGATCGTCGAGGCCGTCGCGATCGACGAGGACACGCTGCTCCGCGCGGGCATCGACCGGGCCGCGGCGCTCGCACTCGTCCACGACGACGACGAGACCAACATCCGCCACGCCCTCGCCGCGCGCCGGCTGAGCCCCCGGCTGCGCCTGGTGATCCGCCTCTACAACCGCAAGCTCGGCCAGCATCTGGAGAACCTGCTGGACCAGGCCGCGGCGGTCGCCGAGCCCGGCCTGGACCCGAGCGTCCTGGACGCCGCCACCACCGTGCTGTCCGACGCGGACACCGCCGCCCCCGCCCTCGCGGCCACCGCCGTGGCCGGCACCAGCAAGGTCGTCCAGGCGGGCGGGCTGCTCCTGCGCGCCGTCGACCGGCCGCCGCCCGGCCGGGGCCAGATCGCCGACCCCGGCCTGTGCACCCTGGCCCTGCTCTCGGCGACCACCAACGACCCCGCCGGCATCGAGGGTTCGCACAGCAGCGGCGACCTGGGTCCCCAACTCCTGCCCGACGACCGGGCGGTGGCCGCCGCCACCGGGCGCGGCACCGTCGCGCTGGAGGCGATCAGCCACGCGGGCCCGAACGGCAACGGCGCAGCCGCCCGTACCGGCAGCGCCGGATTCCTGCCGGTCGCCTCGTTCTTCTCGAGGCGGCTGCGCTGGTCGCTCGCCGGGGTGGTCGCCGCGGTCGCCGGGATCGCCGTCGCCACCTGGCTGACCACCGGCGACCATCCGCTGCACGCCGCGTACCTGACCCTGCTCGACATCTTCGCCATCGGCGACCCCGCCCTCGAGGAACAGACGAGCCGTCAAGTCCTGCAGATCCTTGCCGGGTTCACCGGGCTGCTCGTCCTGCCGATCATCGTCGCCGGACTCCTGGAGGCGCTCGGCACCTTCCGCTCCGCCACCTCCCTGCGCCGCCCGTCGCGCACCCTGTCAGGCCACGTCGTCCTGCTCGGCCTCGGCAAGGTCGGCACCCGAGTCCTCGCGCGGCTGCGCGCCCTGGACATCCCGGTGGTGTGCGTGGAGTCCGACACCGAGGCGCGTGGCATCGCGCTGGCCCGCCGGCTTCGGGTGCCGACCGTGGTCGGCGACGTCACCGAGGAGGGAGTCCTGGAAGCCGCCCGGATCCACCGGGCCCATGCCCTCCTGGCGCTGACCAGCGTGGACATCACCAACCTGGAGGCCGCGCTGGCCGGCCGCGCCCTCAGGCCGGACCTGCGGGTGGCCCTGCGGCTCTACGACGACGACTTCGCCACCGCCGTCTACCGCACCCTCCGCGCCGCCCACCCCGAGGCGCTGACGCGCAGCCGCAGCGTCTCCCACCTCGCCGCGCCGGCCTTCGCCGGGGCCATGATGGGCCG
This sequence is a window from Streptomyces sp. HUAS YS2. Protein-coding genes within it:
- a CDS encoding ATP-binding protein, with protein sequence MGVRGETGAEEVRRLELRGAEGVVGRCRDFTAAALADWGWTPARDEEAREVADDVLLLVSEVVTNACLHAGGPEEIVLRHRDGVLRVEVADPSPEHPRRGGPRPSSLPGGHGVMVLDRLAGRWGSRTRETGGGKVVWLEIAGPGAIRPPSDLRIPGA
- a CDS encoding SigB/SigF/SigG family RNA polymerase sigma factor; this encodes MPGRPPPPSPFDPAAVRREALGGLPEIDRPTDVSTQDAQTLSTALFVRMSELEEGTPEHAYVRNTLVELNLSLVKFAARRFRNRAEPAEDIVQVGTVGLIKAINRFEPGRGIEFSAFALPTIVGEMKRFFRDTSWSVQVPRRLQELRIDLAKAVDVLEQRLGRRPTRAELAAHLGVDEERIAEGEQAANGYVARSLDTPYGDEEDTFNGLLRHLGTEERSFELIDALESLGPLIAQLDERDRCILSLRFGQELTQAEIGARLGLSQMHISRLLARILHTLRDGLLDDTPPTHGTVPPSPDA
- a CDS encoding ATP-binding protein, with translation METSRRIPLTDGAPTVGECRDRTAAVLHEWFGRDGGTERAAVDDVLLLVSELVTNAYTHGGAPYELLLDRVGDRLWVQVSDTSPVRPRPHGPHKAGRPSGHGLYLLERLADAWGWVPRGAGKAVWFEITVLGGVGPHDGEADG
- a CDS encoding D-alanyl-D-alanine carboxypeptidase family protein produces the protein MIVTSAVRHAAAGAAALLLALPAPAAVAASVAEPTPPPRAFVDPAALYRTGTQVRPLPGAPGVPEDVSALAWLVADAGSGEVLAAHDAHRKLPPASTLKTLFALTSLPSLPAWTEHKVTEEELKGVGAGSSLVGVQAGYTYKVSDLWNGVFLSSGNDAVRVLASLDGGWDSMSRRMQDKATALGAWDTRVVSPDGYDAPGQVSSAFDLAVFGRTGLQNPEFAKYCSTPYTDFPSGSSSYAIRNTNRLLTGADGVARYSGLLGVKNGYTSGAGNTLIAAAQRGSRTLVVTVMNPQSGGGLAVYEEARQLLDWGFEAAGKVRPVGSLQPGPARTERENPQQAAGPGPVTAKAAPRAGSASRRAPETAAKHEDSGANPGLPLALVCSALAAAAGVWLWRRRGTAGGS
- a CDS encoding NAD-binding protein, yielding MIVCGDDVLAHRLASELSEVYREQVTLVVPGATPSPQQPDAPRPGRAMALFGRVTAAVTRTASAHTGTAGAPPAGAPAAAEEARTPIRIVEAVAIDEDTLLRAGIDRAAALALVHDDDETNIRHALAARRLSPRLRLVIRLYNRKLGQHLENLLDQAAAVAEPGLDPSVLDAATTVLSDADTAAPALAATAVAGTSKVVQAGGLLLRAVDRPPPGRGQIADPGLCTLALLSATTNDPAGIEGSHSSGDLGPQLLPDDRAVAAATGRGTVALEAISHAGPNGNGAAARTGSAGFLPVASFFSRRLRWSLAGVVAAVAGIAVATWLTTGDHPLHAAYLTLLDIFAIGDPALEEQTSRQVLQILAGFTGLLVLPIIVAGLLEALGTFRSATSLRRPSRTLSGHVVLLGLGKVGTRVLARLRALDIPVVCVESDTEARGIALARRLRVPTVVGDVTEEGVLEAARIHRAHALLALTSVDITNLEAALAGRALRPDLRVALRLYDDDFATAVYRTLRAAHPEALTRSRSVSHLAAPAFAGAMMGRQILGAIPVERRVLLFAALDVAGHPLLEGRTVAEAFVPGTWRVIALETTAPPGRAGRGARQNGGDERGGDRSQPHLVWQLHPGYVLSPGDRVVVAATRRGLAELL